TAAACCAACCAGGAAAGATCATCGAAGCTTTGCAGATGGCGTTCCCCGGCGCGGCCTTTGAAATAAGGCTCGGCCTGACGAATCATGGCCATGGTGGAGGCGCGGACGCAGCTATCAATCAAAAGAAATTCCCAGCTTTTATGTCCGCTCGGGACTTTCAGGGAAATGGGCAGGATGGGTTTATTCCGGGCGAAAAGAATGCAGGCCTCATAAGCAACCACAGCGGCATCCAGGCCCGAGGGCGTTCCGTGAAAGCGCTTTTCCAGTTCGTTCGCATAGGTCGCGAGCTGAGCCGGTGGCAGTTCATAGCCAAGGCTCGACGTCAAAGCCCGGAGAGTCGCCACACAAAGCGTCGCGGACGAGCCGAGCCCGGCGCCTATCGGCAAGGCGTTATGACTTTTCGCGCTCAAGGAAAACGGAGCGGATCCCAAAAGCTCCATCGCATCGGAAAGGACACTATTGACCCGCGGCGAGGCCTCATGCCCGGCCATGGTCAGCTGAATCTGCTGCTGCTTGTCATGTCGCGGCTGAGGCGTCAGCGTTAAATGAAGACGCATCTGTTTCAGCGGCAGAGCCACTGCGTGAGTGCCGTACACCACCGCATGTTCGCCCACGATAATGGCCTTGCCACAGGCGCTGGCATGAGCCTCGACCGGCGCGGGACGCGGGTCCGCAGAACTTTGGGAATTTTGATGTTCACTCACGTTTTATTACTCACTTTGAAAGTCCAAACGCGGACCACCACCCACGCTGTCATGCAGCAGGCGATCCGCCGCCAGGCGTCTTTGCAACCAAAGTTTCAAGCGTTCATGTTCGCTGGCTTCATGGATCACATGAATATTCGGTCCAGCGTCAATTGTAAAGTAAGCATGAATTTCACCCTGCTGTCGCGCCTGCCGCAGATCGGCGAGGAATTGCAGCGCGTCCTGATTCAGATAATGAACGGGATGGCTTGCGGTCATGATTACGGCGTGCATTTCGAGGGCTTCGACTTCAAGCCAAAGGCCAAGGCCTTGCATATCGCGATCGGCCAGGGCCTGCTTCACAAGGTTCATGCGTTCGGGCAATCCGCTGAGGCGCGGTATAAAGAGAGGACTGCTCCAGGCCAGCTCATGCGCTTCGGTGGATCCGACGGCTTTTTGTTCCGTGCTGAACAGCACCACGGTGTCGCGCAGGGCCCAATGCTCATCCGAGAAGAGCGAGGCATAACGCTGGGAGTCTTCATTGGATCCCGCTTCCCACTGCACAAAACCGCCGAAAAGAGAGCGGCAGGCACTGCCGGATCCCAGTCGCGCAAGGTCAGCGAGCAGCGTGCGGTCGAAACCCTTGTTTTCCAGATCGTCCCAGTTTCGTGAATCCGTCCAGGCCATCAACGCTGCAAGGGTCAAGGCCGCGAGTCCGCTGGCGCTGCTGGCAATGCCTGCGCCCATCGGGAAACTATTCACGGATGTGATCTGAAGTTTGGCGGTAAAACCAAACCGCAGAGCAAGCCGATCGAGATGCACGAAGGTTTTATTGAGGTTTTTATCCCGACGCGTATAAACGCGATCACCGAGGCGAAAACTATGATCATCCGCGTGGGAAAGACGGGCCGAGGTTTTCGTTGCCAGTTGATTGAGGGTCATCGATAGCGAGTCATTCGCCGGCCACTGTTTGGCATTCGGGCGTTTGCCCCAATATTTGATGAACGCAATATTGCTGGGAACGGAAGCTGTATAAAGGGAATTCATGATAATGCCCCGGAATAAAGGCTGGCGCCGTGTTCAATCGGATGCACAGGCAAAGGATACCAGCCTTCACGCGCAAGGCATGCGGTTGCCTCCTCGGTATCACCATGTGTGCCGATCAACAGGATGGCATCCTCGCCTCCTGCGCCTGTGGTCTTGGCTGTCCAGCTTTGATCAAAACCGGGCAGAAATTCAAAATTGTGAAAGAGCTGCTCCGGAAAGTAGGGGAGGCCGGCAAAGATACGACGCTGCGTGGCAACATCCTGGCAAAGTTTAGGAAGAGCGTGTGCTCCTTCCTGCCAAAGGTTGAGCCAGCCGCGAATGCACTGATTGGAAGCTTCGTAAAAATCGCGCTGCCGACCACTGTCCTGCAAGGCGGTGCGCACGCTGCCGCCGACTGTGCTTGTCGGTGCACCGGCGCCGCCCACAAAGACCTGGAGATAGGGAATCAAAGGCTTGGGATCGAGCTTTTTCAAGTACTGTCCAGGCCAATTCTGATAATCCGGCGTCCAAAGAATAACGCCACCCAAAGCCTGCGTGAGAACGTCATAACCCGATGCAAAGGATTGCTGCACGCGCTGCATGCGAAATGCGAGAGCGGCAGCTTCCAGCTTGGTATGCTCATCCAGGGTCGTCAGATTCTGATGCAAAGCCGCAGCCGCGAGCAGAACGCCTAAACGCAGTGCCGTGGAACTGCCGAGTCCGAAACGGATATCAAGTTCGGAGGTGATGGTACAGTCAGCATGCGGCAAAGCAAAATGATGCTGCGCGAAGTCCGCGACCTGAAGGAGCGGTTCGGAACTGATGTCCTGAGCTGTCGCGGCATTCAAAGCGCGTGCTGTGGGCCAAAGGTCGGAGGCGAGGGTCCAGCCTCCTTCTTTCTTTTTCGTCAGTGTCACTGTCAAATATCGGTCCACTGCCATACTCAATGCCGGATGGCCGTCCAGCACCGCGTATTCGCCGGCCAATAGGATTTTACCTGGCACTCGGACCGAGACGCTGTTCAATGACGCTGGGCTCCTTTTTGCTGGGCCAAACGCAGATTGCTTTCATGCAGACTCATGTGGCCACGTTGAATACCTTCGGACGCCAAAGCTCTTAAAGCGGATAAATTTTGCGCGAGTCCGACAGCGACCACGATCTCTGCAAGGCCCTGCGCATTGGGCGAACCCAAAATCTTAAGCGCCGCCTGCGATGTCGGATGCAGCGTGGTCACGCCCCCCACGGTCCCAAGGGCCATGGGAAGCTCGATTTCACCTTCCAGATCGCCTTCGCTGTTTTTCCACCAGCGGGTCATCGGCTGATAAACGCCCGTGCGGCAGCAGTAGGCATGCGCCCCGGCCTCCACCGCGCGCCAGTCATTGCCGGTGGCAATCACCACGGGATCAATGCCGTTCATCACGCCTTTATTATGAGTGGTCGCGCGATACACATCATGCGCCGCGAAAAGATAAGCCTGCTCGATGCGATCGACCACTTCCGCGCCGTTGAATTCACGGTTGGAAAGAGCTTCTTTGGGAACCTTGCAGTGCGCGCGGGCTATGCGTTTGTCACAAAGATTCGTAAGAATGCGGAGGCCGACTTCACAGGGCAAAAGTTCCTGCATGCGTTTGCCG
This Oligoflexus sp. DNA region includes the following protein-coding sequences:
- the mvaD gene encoding diphosphomevalonate decarboxylase translates to MNSLYTASVPSNIAFIKYWGKRPNAKQWPANDSLSMTLNQLATKTSARLSHADDHSFRLGDRVYTRRDKNLNKTFVHLDRLALRFGFTAKLQITSVNSFPMGAGIASSASGLAALTLAALMAWTDSRNWDDLENKGFDRTLLADLARLGSGSACRSLFGGFVQWEAGSNEDSQRYASLFSDEHWALRDTVVLFSTEQKAVGSTEAHELAWSSPLFIPRLSGLPERMNLVKQALADRDMQGLGLWLEVEALEMHAVIMTASHPVHYLNQDALQFLADLRQARQQGEIHAYFTIDAGPNIHVIHEASEHERLKLWLQRRLAADRLLHDSVGGGPRLDFQSE
- the mvk gene encoding mevalonate kinase, which encodes MSEHQNSQSSADPRPAPVEAHASACGKAIIVGEHAVVYGTHAVALPLKQMRLHLTLTPQPRHDKQQQIQLTMAGHEASPRVNSVLSDAMELLGSAPFSLSAKSHNALPIGAGLGSSATLCVATLRALTSSLGYELPPAQLATYANELEKRFHGTPSGLDAAVVAYEACILFARNKPILPISLKVPSGHKSWEFLLIDSCVRASTMAMIRQAEPYFKGRAGERHLQSFDDLSWLVYGALQQGDIATVGAAMNECGKLLRAASVVPDALEEMIQLCRKIGLPGVKTTGAGGGGMILGLLDPEKADEQQNAVKAAFPQHSVFRVAIES